One segment of Schistocerca nitens isolate TAMUIC-IGC-003100 chromosome 3, iqSchNite1.1, whole genome shotgun sequence DNA contains the following:
- the LOC126249323 gene encoding mucin-17-like, translated as MKIITCLTVILYIVALPITSHLSAENATGTDDSVQEEITDQRKVDMTTAAKEDEGYMMMSHFTSLVSNGNSAPESGESTPTPPTSIQNRSTTGAFTGSLKLGDDEKTDANDATAVPSVPELQPTSTTPFALPSGNENLLQQNTEDTGTDYGHVHTLPSQQGELMQRNDGKNYEDPYVSFVPHTETNSQAPTISPSASFTTPGEVENHAQQNGKSQTTTLEDNYEDGITTPQYVPFTPPANIKNFKEQGGNSPAKDVETSMRSPLTLYMTPDENEVMWQNGEPDGTKVEASNHNDAETTTTQDVDYIPRSDTNNFKEDVDEFNATISSSSQETGTPTISPSVLGAEDGLKQKNVETTAGTFEANYGDAGSTTPHYEHITSHTSTDNPNEHDGKFITTTESSAQETGIVATSPSTLSVVPNNDVSGTQQNGEPTATTFEVEYDAKVTTTPQYDDFILRTITKNSTVQDNDFKTTTVSSAQEIVTTTTSPTKLFTISNNNVSDTQQKGENTTAAFESENDAEVSTTPQHVDFIHRTVTEKPSEQDDDFSAIPASSAHGVGMTTISPVKLLTLPNDGEGLTQKNVESTATTLQTDYDGMEPTTPPAEHFTPPTGTKNFMEEAGELDTNMPSSSHDILLTSTLPSVPVAEQADDENCTQQECDSVGTTVAVYPEDNLTTMSPLTPVTVPADGGNIKEHSGGPNITLSPEPNKDESTTTPSFPQPVNDNNITLQINKCKGTNLGTNQEKHSTMSFLSIFKILAGINDNRTVMCDEPDVTTTPPTNEETSYNTTAKQDTTTISKDEAVDGNKTKSHYPSYTGSSPAELLMLYKIHIRMLKTMSIILGAVVALILISIGFKYYRKHGRGDRTAVSPHTPEPREAGQPSTSQACTSEEPVIRFRDLLSREENN; from the exons ATGAAGATTATCACTTGCTTGACGGTCATCCTATATATTGTTG CTCTACCGATAACAAGTCACCTGTCAGCTGAAAATGCGACAGGTACAGATGATTCTGTCCAAGAAGAGATAACAGATCAACGCAAAGT GGACATGACCACAGCTGCTAAAGAAGATGAAGGTTACATGATGATGTCACATTTCACAAGTCTTGTTAGTAACGGGAATTCTGCGCCTGAGAGCGGTGAATCTACTCCTACACCGCCAACGAGTATCCAAAACAGATCGACTACTGGCGCTTTTACAGGGTCCCTGAAGCTCGGTGATGATGAAAAGACTGACGCAAATGACGCTACAGCGGTTCCATCGGTCCCCGAGTTGCAGCCAACCTCCACAACACCGTTTGCACTACCGAGTGGCAATGAGAACCTCCTGCAGCAGAATACGGAAGACACTGGGACTGATTATGGACACGTGCACACCTTGCCATCGCAACAAGGAGAGTTAATGCAGCGTAATGATGgtaaaaattacgaagatccgtaCGTGAGCTTCGTACCTCATACCGAAACCAATAGTCAAGCACCCACTATCTCACCATCAGCGTCGTTCACAACACCTGGAGAGGTTGAGAATCACGCACAGCAGAATGGCAAATCCCAGACCACCACATTAGAGGACAACTATGAAGATGGTATCACCACTCCCCAATATGTGCCCTTCACACCTCCTGCTAATATCAAAAACTTCAAGGAGCAGGGTGGAAACTCACCAGCTAAGGATGTTGAGACATCCATGAGATCACCATTGACATTATACATGACTCCAGATGAAAATGAGGTCATGTGGCAGAATGGTGAGCCCGACGGCACAAAAGTTGAAGCCAGTAATCACAATGATGCTGAGACCACTACAACCCAGGATGTGGACTACATACCACGCAGTGATACAAATAATTTCAAGGAGGATGTTGATGAATTCAACGCTACTATTTCCTCGTCATCTCAGGAAACTGGAACACCCACCATCTCACCATCAGTTCTTGGTGCTGAAGACGGACTcaagcagaagaatgttgaaaccaCTGCTGGAACATTTGAGGCTAACTATGGTGATGCAGGGTCAACCACACCTCACTATGAACACATCACATCACACACTAGTACTGATAATCCCAATGAACACGATGGGAAATTCATCACTACTACTGAATCATCAGCTCAGGAAACTGGAATAGTGGCTACTTCACCATCAACGTTGTCTGTTGTCCCGAATAATGATGTGAGTGGCACGCAACAAAATGGAGAACCCACCGCCACAACATTCGAGGTCGAATATGATGCTAAAGTGACCACCACACCACAGTATGATGATTTCATACTGCGCACTATTACCAAGAATTCCACAGTGCAGGACAATGATTTCAAGACTACCACGGTCTCGTCAGCTCAAGAAATCGTGACTACTACCACCTCCCCAACAAAGTTGTTCACCATTTCAAATAACAATGTGAGTGACACGCAGCAAAAAGGAGAAAACACCACTGCAGCATTCGAGAGCGAAAATGATGCTGAAGTGAGCACCACACCACAGCATGTTGACTTCATACACCGCACTGTTACTGAGAAGCCCAGTGAGCAGGATGATGATTTCAGCGCTATACCTGCCTCGTCAGCTCATGGTGTTGGAATGACCACCATCTCGCCAGTAAAGCTATTGACGCTTCCTAACGATGGCGAGGGTCTtacgcagaagaatgttgaatccACCGCCACAACATTGCAGACCGACTATGACGGTATGGAACCAACTACACCCCCGGCTGAACACTTTACACCACCCACTGGCACCAAGAATTTCATGGAAGAGGCTGGTGAACTCGACACTAACATGCCTTCGTCATCTCACGATATTCTGCTAACCAGCACTTTACCATCAGTGCCAGTTGCAGAGCAAGCAGATGATGAAAATTGCACACAGCAGGAATGTGATTCCGTTGGCACCACAGTTGCTGTGTATCCGGAAGATAACCTTACCACCATGTCACCACTAACGCCAGTCACCGTGCCTGCGGATGGTGGCAATATTAAAGAGCACAGTGGTGGACCAAATATCACCTTGAGTCCGGAACCTAATAAAGATGAGTCTACTACCACACCATCGTTCCCACAGCCTGTTAACGATAATAatatcacattgcaaattaataaaTGTAAGGGCACCAACCTTGGTACCAACCAGGAAAAGCACTCTACGATGTCATTTCTATCGATTTTCAAAATACTGGCAGGTATTAATGATAACCGCACGGTGATGTGTGACGAGCCAGATGTCACAACGACTCCACCAACTAATGAAGAGACTTCATATAACACAACAGCGAAACAAGACACTACAACTATCTCCAAGGACGAAGCAGTGGATGGCAACAAAACTAAAAGCCATTATCCATCATACACTGGATCTTCTCCTGCCGAATTACTAATGTTGTACAAAATACACATTAGAATGCTCAAGACAATGTCTATCATCTTAGGGGCGGTAGTAGCTCTCATTTTGATCAGCATTGGATTCAAATACTACAGGAAACATGGACGAGGCGACCGCACAGCAGTTTCTCCTCACACTCCTGAACCTCGTGAAGCAGGCCAACCTTCCACATCTCAGGCTTGTACTTCCGAAGAGCCCGTTATAAGATTTCGAGATTTGCTCTCTCGTGAAGAGAATAATTAG